A window of Geothrix edaphica genomic DNA:
CTCAGCGACGAGGCGGCGGTGCTGGCGGGCTCGCTGGGGCTGCTGCCCTCCGCCAGCCTGGGCGGCCCCGTGGGCCTCTACGAGCCCATCCACGGCTCGGCGCCGGACATCGCGGGCCGGGATGCGGCCAATCCCATCGGCACCATCCTCTCGGCGGCCATGCTGCTCCGCCACAGCCTCCGCCTCGAGACCGAGGCCCTGGCCCTCGAAGCCGCCGTGGACCGTGTGCTCAAGGGTGGCCACGGCACCTCGGACCTGGGAGGCCTCAAGCACCAGCACGGCACCCGGGCCCTCGGCGAGCGGATCCGCGAAGCCATCCGCCCGCCGCGCGCCAAAGGAGCCCGGCTTGCCGACTCCGCCTATGCCTGGTGCGGTTCGCCCGAAGGCGCCCGCTCCCACCTCTGATACCACCCCTCTGGAAACCGGCCCATGCTCCCTGCCTCCCCCAGCCCCGACGTGACCTCCGCCTTCGAGGCGGGGTCCATCGCCGTGATCAACCGGCTGCCCGGGCTGGTGCTGTGGCTGGCGGGCTAGGGGAGGGGACGACACCACACGGAACCCGGCCCCGCACCCCACCAGGCGGGGCCTTTCCACATCGGCCAGACCCTTTCCGCGACCTCCCGAGGGACCCCATGACCCGAACAGCACAGACTTCAGCCTTGACTTTTTCCACACGAACCCGGAAACTCGTCCGCCATGAGCCTCTCCCACCTCGACCACTCGGCAGCCGCGGCGACTTCGCCCGTGGTGCTGCGCCCCGTGGCCGGCCTGGTGGCCATTTCCGCCGTGCTGATTATTAGCGGCGAGGTGGGGGCCTCCTAGACGTTCTCGGAACCAACCGAAACCGGCCCCGCACCTCGAAGGATGCGGGGCCTTTTCACATCGGTCCTGCCATTCCGAGGTCGGCGGCCTTCCACAGAGGAAGACCATGACAGTCCCAGGACAGCCGCTCAACGCCCGCAGCCGGGCCATCACCCAGGGCCCCAACCGCGCTCCCGCCCGGGCCATGCTCAAGGCCATCGGCTTCACGGACGAGGATCTGGCCAAGCCCATCATCGGCATCGCGAACACCTGGACCGAGATCGGTCCCTGCAACTACCACCTGCGCGAGCTGGCGGAGCGCGTGAAGGCGGGCGTCCGCGCCGCCGGCGGCACGCCCATGGAGTTCTGCACCGTCTCCATCAGCGACGGCATCACCATGGGCACCGAAGGCATGAAGGCCTCCCTCGTGAGCCGCGAGGTCATCGCCGATTCCATCGAGCTGGTGGCCCGGGGCAACGCCTTCGACGGAATGGTCTGCCTCTCGGGCTGCGACAAGACCAACCCCGGCGTGGCCATGGCCCTGGCCCGCCTGGACATCCCCGGCCTGATCCTCTATGGCGGGTCCACGGCCTCGGGACACTGCGACGGGAAGGACCTCACCGTGCAGGATGTCTTCGAGGCCGTGGGCGCGCACAGTGCGGGCCGCCTGGATGACGCGGGCCTGAAGGAGGTGGAGGACGCTGCCTGTCCCGGCGCCGGGGCCTGCGGCGGGCAGTTCACGGCCAACACCATGTCCGCCAGCCTGGAGCTCCTCGGCCTCAGTCCCATGGGCCTCAATGGCATCCCCGCCGAGGATCCCCGCAAGGGCGAGGCCGCCGAGACCTGCGGGCGTCTGGTGATGGAACTGCTGAAGCGCGACCTGCGCCCCAGCGCCATCCTCACGCGGGAGGCCTTCGAGAATGCCGTGGCTGCCGTGGCCGCCACGGGCGGCTCCACCAACGCCGTCCTGCACTACCTGGCCCTGGCCCGGGAGGCGGGTGTGCCCTTCACCCTGGAGGACTTCGACCGGGTCAGCGCCCGCACGCCCCTGCTGGCGGACATGAAGCCCGGCGGGCGGTTCATGGCGCCGGACCTGCACGCCGCCGGCGGC
This region includes:
- the ilvD gene encoding dihydroxy-acid dehydratase codes for the protein MTVPGQPLNARSRAITQGPNRAPARAMLKAIGFTDEDLAKPIIGIANTWTEIGPCNYHLRELAERVKAGVRAAGGTPMEFCTVSISDGITMGTEGMKASLVSREVIADSIELVARGNAFDGMVCLSGCDKTNPGVAMALARLDIPGLILYGGSTASGHCDGKDLTVQDVFEAVGAHSAGRLDDAGLKEVEDAACPGAGACGGQFTANTMSASLELLGLSPMGLNGIPAEDPRKGEAAETCGRLVMELLKRDLRPSAILTREAFENAVAAVAATGGSTNAVLHYLALAREAGVPFTLEDFDRVSARTPLLADMKPGGRFMAPDLHAAGGIRLVANRLLEGGLIHGAALTVTGRTLAEELAGAPETPGQEVVRPFDKPIKPTGGLVILRGSLAPEGCVIKVAGHERLHHTGPARVFEHEEDAFAAVQAGRIEPGDVVVIRYEGPKGGPGMREMLGVTAALVGAGLGESVALLTDGRFSGATRGLMAGHVAPEAAVGGPIALVREGDTVVMDIPSRRLDLKVQEDELARRKAEWKAPAPRYKTGVFAKYAATVASAAEGAITLAR